A region of the Pseudarthrobacter phenanthrenivorans Sphe3 genome:
ACCGCGGCCGAGTATGCAGAGGCCGACGCCGACCGGCCGGCTTTTTGGGCGAAGAAGGCCCGTGAGCTGCTGACCTGGAACAAGGACTTCGACCAGGCGCTGGACTGGTCCAACCCGCCGTTCGCCAAGTGGTTCGTGGGCGGGGAGGTCAACGCGGCCTACAACGCGCTGGACCGGCATGTGGAGAACGGGCTGGGCGACCGGGTGGCCATCTACTTCGAGGGTGAGCCGGGAGATACCAGCACCTACACCTACGCGCAGCTCACCGAAGAAGTGAAGAAGGCGGCCAACGCCTTCGAATCCCTCGGCGTGGCCAAGGGCGACCGGGTTGCCGTCTACCTGCCGATGATCCCCGAAGCCGTGATCACCCTGCTCGCATGTGCCCGCATCGGCGCCGTGCATTCCGTGGTGTTCGGCGGCTTCTCCGCGGACGCCCTGCGCTCCCGGATCGACGACGCCGAAGCCAAGCTGGTGGTCACCGCTGATGGGACCTACCGGCGCGGCAAGCCCAGCGCCCTGAAGCCGGCGGTGGATGAGGCCCTGGCCAAGGACGGCCACACGGTCCAGAACGTAGTGGTGGTCAAGCGCAACGGCCAGGACGTGGACTGGCACGAGGGCCGGGACCACTGGTGGGCCGACACGGTGGAGGCCGCCTCCGCCGAGCACACCGCCGTGGGCCATGACTCCGAGCACCCGCTGTTCATTCTCTACACCTCCGGAACCACCGGAAAGCCCAAAGGCATCCTGCACACCACCGGCGGTTACCTCACCCAGACCGCGTACACGCACAAGGCTGTCTTCGACCTGCACCCGGAAACGGACGTGTACTGGTGCACGGCCGACGTCGGCTGGGTCACCGGCCACTCCTACGTCACCTACGCCCCGCTCATCAACGGTGCCACCCAGGTCATGTACGAAGGGACCCCGGACTCCCCGCACCAGGGCCGCTGGTGGGAGATCGTGGAAAAGTACAAGGTTTCCATCCTGTACACCGCCCCCACTGCAATCCGCACGTTCATGAAGTGGGGCCGGGAAATCCCGGACAAGTACGATCTCTCCTCACTGCGCGTGCTGGGCTCGGTGGGTGAACCCATCAACCCCGAAGCCTGGATGTGGTACCGGAAGGTCATCGGCGGCGACAAGGCACCCATTGTGGACACCTGGTGGCAGACAGAAACCGGCGCCCAGATGATTGCCCCGCTTCCCGGCGTCACCGCCACCAAGCCCGGGTCCGCGCAGGTGCCGCTGCCCGGCATCGCCGTGGACGTGGTGGACGAGATGGGCGAATCAGTGCCCAACGGCCACGGCGGCTTCCTGGTGATCCGCGAACCGTGGCCCGCGATGCTGCGCGGCATCTGGGGCGATCCCGAACGGTTCAAGGACACTTACTGGTCCCGCTTCGAAACCATGTACTTCGCGGGGGACGGCGCCAAGAAGGACGAGGACGGCGACATCTGGCTCCTCGGCCGCGTGGATGACGTCATGAACGTCTCCGGGCACCGGCTCTCAACCACCGAGATCGAATCCGCCCTGGTCTCCCACCCCGCCGTCGCGGAGGCCGCCGTCGTGGGCGCCGCGGACGAGACCACCGGCCAGGCCGTCGTCGCGTTCGTCATCCTCCGCGGTGACGCCGTGGACTCCGGCGACGACATCGTCCAGGAGCTCCGCAACCACGTGGGCAAGGAAATCGGCCCCATCGCCAAGCCGAAGGCCATCCTGGTGGTCCCGGAACTGCCCAAGACCCGCTCCGGGAAGATCATGCGCCGCCTGCTGAAGGACGTCGCCGAAGGCCGCGACCCGGGTGACGCCACCACCCTCTCGGATCCCACGATCATGCAGCAGATCGCCGCTTCCCTCAGAAAATAAGTCCGGCAGCTTCAAAGCACGACGGCGGCTCCTGGCTCCCAGCCGGGCGTCGCCGTCGTCGTATGCTGGGAGCAGCCCTGCCCCCTGCCCCGAAGGACCGCCCAGATGCTCGCCGTCGCACGCCACCAGGCAATTTTGGACGCCCTCCAGCGCGAGCGGGTTGTCCGGGTCTCGGACCTGGCCCAGCAGCTGGGTGTGTCCCTGATGACTGTCCGCCGCGACATCGAGGTGCTGGAGGAAGGCGGGCGGCTGGAGAGGATCCACGGCGGTGCGAAAATCCCGGGTGACACCAGCACGCATGAGCCGGGATTCGACCTGAAGTCCACGCAGCTGACGGCAGAAAAGCAGGCCATTGCCGTGGAGGCGGCTTCGCTGGTCCAGGAAGGCATGGCGGTGGGGCTCAGTGCCGGCACTACTACATGGGCCCTGGCGAAGGAACTGGTCAACGGTCCCCAGATCACCGTGGTCACCAATTCGGTGCGGATCGCGGACCTCTTCCACCATGCGGCTGCCACGGGCCCGGCCAGGTACAGCTCCACCGTGATCCTGATCGGCGGCGAGCGCACCCCGTCCGACGCTTTGGTGGGACCCATTGCCACGGCGGCACTGAAACAGCTCCACCTGGACGTGCTGTTCATGGGCGTTCACGGAATGGACGGACAGGCAGGTTTTACCACCCCCAACCTGCTTGAAGCCGAAACCGACAGGGCTTTCGTGGCAGCTGCCCGCAAAACGGTGGTGCTGGCTGATCACACCAAGTGGGGCCTGCTGGGCATCAGTTCCATTGCGTCGCTGGAGGACGTTGACGAGGTGATCACCGATTCCGGGCTGGGCCTGGAGGCGCAAAGGTTGATCAGCGAGAGCACCAAGCTTCGGGTGGTTCCCGCCTAGCGGCGCCTAGGCTGATTCGCGCCACATGATGTCTGTTTCCAGCACGCGCGGCGGGCTGGGCTTTCCCGAAAGCTGTGCGAGGACCAGTTCCGCAGCCGCGCTTCCCAGCAGGTCGGCCGGCTGGCGCACGGTGGAGAGCTGCGGCCTGCACCGCAGCGCCCAGCTGCTGTCGTCGAAGCCAACAATGCCCACGTCTTCAGGCACCCGGCGTCCTGCCTCCTGGAGTGCTGTCATCGCACCGGCGGCCACCGCATCCGACGCGGCAAAGACGCCGTCGATGGCAGGATCGCGCCGCAGCAGTTCCTGCATTCCTTCCAGTCCCGCGGCGTAGGTGTACAGCGGGTATTCCACAACCATGCGCGGATCGAAGCCCTCGCCCATGGCGGCACGGAATCCGGCAAGCCGGTCCTGGCCCGAGTCGCGGTCCAGCGCGCTGGCGATCATCCCCACCCGCTTCCGGCCAGTCTGCAGCAGCCGCCCGGTGATGTTGCGCGCCGCCTCCACATTGTCTATGGCCGCGTAGGGCAGGTCCGGGGTTCCGTCCGGGTGGCCCACAAAGGCGGCCGGCAAACCGATGTCGGCCACGGCTGCCGCGATGGGGTCGGAGGCACGGGCGGAGATAATCACCGCCCCGTCCACAAGGCCGCCTCGGAGGTAATCCGCCACCCGGCGGCTGTCGCGGTCGGAATCGATAATCAGCGACACCAGTTGGTAGTCCGCCTTCGAAAGCACCTCGTTGGCCCCGAGCAGGATCGAGCCGATGTTCGGGTCCTCGAAGAGCAGGGAGTGGGGCTCGTGGATGATCAGGCCTATCGCCCTGGACTCCTGCTTGACCAGGTTCCGGGCGGCACTGTTGCGGACGTAGCCCACGCGGGCAATTGCCTCCTCCACTGCCTGCCTGGCCTCGTCGGAAACGTATTTCTCCCCGTTGACCACCCTTGAGACGGTTCCACGTGAGAGCCCGGCTGCGTGCGCCACATCGTTGATGGTGGCGCGGCGGGAGCGGGTGCGGGTCAGGGACATATCTGTACTGTAGCGGAGCCGGGCGGTGGTGCTGGTTCCGCCGCCGCGTTGACAGCCGTCGGCCGCAAGGATAGTCTGTGAACGTTCCCAGATGACCTGCATCACCTTTCAGCGTGGCCTCTGGGAACGTTCACAGAACGTATCGACAACAGCGTCCCCCCAGCTCGGGAAATCCTCCCCGGCTTGCACGGACTGCTGCAAGCCGAAGGAGCAGGGTTGAGTCCCAGCAGAACGCCTGTCAAGCAACTGTCCGGAACCGGGAACTTTGTGTATGGCTGCGATTACAACCCGGAACAGTGGGAGCGGTCCGTCTGGGAGGAAGACGTCAGGCTGATGAAGCGCGCAGGCGTCAACCTCGTGGCCGTCAACATCTTTGGCTGGGCGGAAGTCGAGGGCTCCCCCGGAATCTACTCATTCGAGCGGCTGGACGAGATTCTTGAACTGCTCCACGCCAACGGAATCGGGGTCAACCTGGGCACCGGCACATCATCCACGCCCGCATGGCTCACCACGCTGCATCCGGAGATCCTTCCCCGGTCGGCGTCAGGAGTGCTGGCCTGGCCCGGTGGACGCCAGGCCTGGTGCCCCAGTTCGCCGCACTACCGGGAACACGCCCTGAGGCTGGTGCGGGAGACCGTCCGCCGCTATGGCGCCCACCCCGCCGTCCGGCTGTGGCACGTCTCCAATGAACTCGGCTGCCACAACGCCCTGTGCTACTGCGACGTGTCCGCCGCGGCGTTCCGCGGTTGGCTCGAGGCGCGGTACAGCACCCTGGATGCACTCAACAAAGCCTGGGGCACCACATTCTGGTCCCAGCGGTACTCCGCCTGGGAGCAGATCCTGCCGCCCCGGACCACCGCCTCCACCAACAACCCCACCCAGGTCCTCGACTTCCACCGTTTCAGTTCGGACGAACTGCTCGGCTACTACCAGGCCGAAGCGGACATCCTCCGGCAGCACAGCAGCATTCCGGTCACCACCAACTTCATGGTCACGGCGCATATCCGCAACCTGGATTACTGGTCCTGGGCGCCGCGGATGGATGTGATCGCCAATGACCACTACCTGGACCACCGCCTTGCTGCTCCCGGCACGGAACTGGCCTTTGCCGCCGACACCACCCGCGGGCTGGCCCAGGGCCAGCCCTGGCTGCTGATGGAGCACTCCACCTCGGCCGTGAACTGGCAGCCCCGAAACATCGCCAAGGAACCGGGTGAGATGCTGCGCAACTCGCTCGCCCACCTGGCCCGGGGAGCGGACGGCCTGTGCTTCTTCCAGTGGCGCGCGTCCGTCCAGGGCAGCGAGAAGTTCCATTCAGCGATGCTGCCCCATGCCGGAACCGACTCCCGGATCTGGCGGGAGGTCCTGGAACTGGGCGGCATCCTCGAGAAACTCGCCGAGGTCGCGGGAACCACTGTCACGGCAGAGGCGGCCCTGGTGTTCAGCTGGGAAGCCTGGTGGGCCTACGACCAGGAGTCCCACCCTTCTTCTGACGTGCGGTACCTCGACCAGGTCCACGCCATGTACAAGGCACTCTGGGACGCCGGCATCACGGTGGACATCGTTGCCCCGGGCGCCAGTCTCTCCGGTTACAAACTGGCGGTCGTCCCCGGCCTTTATCTCGTCCGGGAACGCGAGGCCGCGGTACTGGCCGATTACGTCAGGAAGGGGGGCACCGCCGTCGTCACGTATTTCAGCGGCATCGTGGATGAAAACGAAACGGTGTTCACCGGAGGTTACCCGGGGGCGTTCCGCGACCTGCTGGGCACCCGCTCCGAGGAGTTCTACCCCCTGCCGCCGGGACGGACCCTGGCACTGGACAACGGGTCCACCGCCTCGCTGTGGACCGAGGCCGCGCGGCTCGAAGGTGCCGAAGCCAAGGTGTCGTTCAGCGAAGGGCACCTGGCCGGGTCGCCCGCAGTAACCCGGAACGGCTACGGACCCGGGAGCGCCTGGTACATCGGCACCGTACTCGACCCGGCAGGGCTGCGTGACATTGTCACCGAAGCCGCCAGTGATGCCGGAATCACCGTGCTGGAATCCCCGGAAGGCCTGGAAGTTGTTGTCCGCTCAGGTGTGAATGGCAGCTACACCTTCCTTATTAACCACTCACAGGACGAGCACAAGTTCGCGGCGCATGGCCGGGAACTCATTGTGGGCGAGGACGTCTCCAACGCCGTCGTCATTCCTGCAGGCGCGGTTCGCGTTGTCCGCACCTCCAATCCAACACCCCCAACCGGCCCAAGCACCGGCCAAAAGGATAAATGAAAGTGACCAGAACCAGCACAGCCCCGGAACCGGCCCTGGGGGCGCCGAAGACCCGGAGAGCCAAAACCACCGGCGCCCAGCGCCGGGCCGTCTTCCTGTTCGTGGCGCCCTTCGGTGTCCTCTTCCTTGCCTTCTACGCTGTCCCGATCGTCTTCGCGGTGGTTCAGTCCCTGCTGACGGTGGAGCGCAAGGGCACCTTCGGCCGGCCCCAGCAGGTCTTTGGCGGATTCGTGCAGTACCAGCAGGTTTTCCAGAACACGGAATTCTGGGAGTCGGTGGGACGCGTGCTCTTGTTCGGAGTTGTCCAGGTGCCCATCATGCTGGGCCTTGCCCTCCTGTTCGCCCTGCTGCTCGATTCACCCCTGCTGAAGGGCAAGAAGTTCTTCCGGCTTGCCTTCTTCGCCCCGTATGCGGTGCCAGGCGTCATTGCCGCCATCATGTGGGGCTTCCTGTACTCCCCCTCGCTTTCCCCGTTCGACGCCATCACCTCGCAGGTGAACCTCCTCTCCGCAGAACTGGTCCTGTGGGCGGTCGCAAACATCGTGACCTGGGTGTACGTGGGCTACAACATGCTGATCATCTACTCGTCATTGCTGGCCATCCCCACAGAGATCTACGAGGCGGCCCGGCTGGACGGTGCCAGCAACCTCCAGATCGCTTTACGGATCAAGATTCCGCTGGTGGTCCCGGCCATCATCCTCACCGGAGTGTTCTCGATCATCGGCACGCTCCAATTGCTCGCCGAGCCCCAGACTTTGCGCAGTTTCAGCTCCGCCATCAGCAGCACCTTCACCCCGAACCTGGCCGTGTACACCACGGCGTCCGTTCCCAACTACAACCTCGCCGCGGCATTCTCGGTGGTGCTGGCCCTGGCCACATTCGTTCTTTCCTTCGTCTTCCTCAAGGCAACCCAGCGGAAGGTCTCCCAGTGAGTACAGCAACGGCCACAACACCGGAAAGCACGTCCGCTCCCCGTGCCGCCACCCCGCGCGGACCGCGGCACAGCATCATGTCGCGGAGCGCAGCGATGCTCATCATGGGCGTCTTCACGCTCTATTTCCTGACCCCCATCTGGTGGCTGCTGGTGTCCTCCTCCAAGACGGGTGGTGAGATCACCAGCACCGCACCGCTGTGGTTCACCATGGATTCTGTTCCCACCTTCATGGCCAATCTGGGAAATCTCTTCACCTACAGCGACGGCGTCTTTGGGCGCTGGCTTGCCAACAGCGCGCTCTACGCCGGACTCGGAGCCTTGCTTGGTACGGTCATCGCCGCCATGTGCGGCTACGCTTTGGCAAAGTACGAGTTCCGTGGCCGCGAAGCCATCTTCAACATCGTGCTGAGCGGCGTCCTGGTTCCGGCAACCGCCCTGGCCCTGCCGCTGTTCCTGATCTTCAGCGAAGTGAAACTGACCAACACCCTGTGGGCCGTGTTCCTCCCCAGCCTGGTCAGTCCCTTCGGGGTCTACCTCGCCCGGATCTACGCGGCGGCGAGCGTTCCCACCGAACTCCTGGAGGCTGCACGGCTCGATGGTTCCTCAGAAGTGAGGACCTTCTTCACAGTCTCCACCCGCCTCATGGCCCCGGCACTGGTGACCATCTTCCTGTTCCAGTTCGTGGCCATCTGGAACAACTTCTTCCTGCCCCTGATCATGCTCCGCGACCAGGTGCTGTTCCCGGTCACGCTGGGGCTGTACGCCTGGAACAGCCAGATCAGCCAGATTCCCGAGCTCCGCGTCCTGGTGATCGTCGGGGCGCTCGTATCAATCCTCCCGCTGATTGCAACGTTCCTGGCGCTTCAACGTTTCTGGAGCAGCGGGCTGGGCGCCGGAAGCGTCAAGTAGCCCTCCCATCTCCCCACCCAAACGTCCTGCGGCACCCGCCGCGGCACACCACCCCATTGATAGGAAAAGAAATGCGCGCGCATTACGGAAAAGCCACTGCAGCCTTTGCCATTGTTTCAGCGCTGGCCCTCGCCGGCTGCTCAGCCGGCGAGGGTGCCTCCGACACGCAGGCGGCCGGAACCTGCGAACCGGCTTCCGGTCCGGTCGAGCTGACCTTCACCACCTGGGTTCCAGGAATGGAAAAGGTTGTGGACCTGTGGAACAAGGAGAACGAAAACATCCAGGTCAAGGTACAGACCGGCCCCAACGGCAACTCGGGCACGTACCAGAACTTCTTCAACCAACTGCAGGCAGGCAACGCCCCCGACCTGGGGCAGATCGAGTATGACGCCTTGCCCAACTTCCGGGTCCAGGACGGCTTGGAGAACATCGCCGCCTGCGAAGGCGTTGCCGATGCCAAGGACAAGTTCGTTGACTGGACCTGGGGTCAGGTCACGTTTGGCGAGGAAGAGGCCGTCTACGCCGTCCCGCAGGACAGCGGGCCGATGGCCATGTTCTACCGGGCGGACCTGTTCAAGGAAGCAGGCATTAAGGTGCCCACCACCTGGGACGA
Encoded here:
- the acs gene encoding acetate--CoA ligase — its product is MSQDTSSAVATPSAGAAQQGEAHGDAFENLLHETRAFPPTPEFAANAVVTAAEYAEADADRPAFWAKKARELLTWNKDFDQALDWSNPPFAKWFVGGEVNAAYNALDRHVENGLGDRVAIYFEGEPGDTSTYTYAQLTEEVKKAANAFESLGVAKGDRVAVYLPMIPEAVITLLACARIGAVHSVVFGGFSADALRSRIDDAEAKLVVTADGTYRRGKPSALKPAVDEALAKDGHTVQNVVVVKRNGQDVDWHEGRDHWWADTVEAASAEHTAVGHDSEHPLFILYTSGTTGKPKGILHTTGGYLTQTAYTHKAVFDLHPETDVYWCTADVGWVTGHSYVTYAPLINGATQVMYEGTPDSPHQGRWWEIVEKYKVSILYTAPTAIRTFMKWGREIPDKYDLSSLRVLGSVGEPINPEAWMWYRKVIGGDKAPIVDTWWQTETGAQMIAPLPGVTATKPGSAQVPLPGIAVDVVDEMGESVPNGHGGFLVIREPWPAMLRGIWGDPERFKDTYWSRFETMYFAGDGAKKDEDGDIWLLGRVDDVMNVSGHRLSTTEIESALVSHPAVAEAAVVGAADETTGQAVVAFVILRGDAVDSGDDIVQELRNHVGKEIGPIAKPKAILVVPELPKTRSGKIMRRLLKDVAEGRDPGDATTLSDPTIMQQIAASLRK
- a CDS encoding DeoR/GlpR family DNA-binding transcription regulator; protein product: MLAVARHQAILDALQRERVVRVSDLAQQLGVSLMTVRRDIEVLEEGGRLERIHGGAKIPGDTSTHEPGFDLKSTQLTAEKQAIAVEAASLVQEGMAVGLSAGTTTWALAKELVNGPQITVVTNSVRIADLFHHAAATGPARYSSTVILIGGERTPSDALVGPIATAALKQLHLDVLFMGVHGMDGQAGFTTPNLLEAETDRAFVAAARKTVVLADHTKWGLLGISSIASLEDVDEVITDSGLGLEAQRLISESTKLRVVPA
- a CDS encoding LacI family DNA-binding transcriptional regulator, which codes for MSLTRTRSRRATINDVAHAAGLSRGTVSRVVNGEKYVSDEARQAVEEAIARVGYVRNSAARNLVKQESRAIGLIIHEPHSLLFEDPNIGSILLGANEVLSKADYQLVSLIIDSDRDSRRVADYLRGGLVDGAVIISARASDPIAAAVADIGLPAAFVGHPDGTPDLPYAAIDNVEAARNITGRLLQTGRKRVGMIASALDRDSGQDRLAGFRAAMGEGFDPRMVVEYPLYTYAAGLEGMQELLRRDPAIDGVFAASDAVAAGAMTALQEAGRRVPEDVGIVGFDDSSWALRCRPQLSTVRQPADLLGSAAAELVLAQLSGKPSPPRVLETDIMWRESA
- a CDS encoding beta-galactosidase — translated: MSPSRTPVKQLSGTGNFVYGCDYNPEQWERSVWEEDVRLMKRAGVNLVAVNIFGWAEVEGSPGIYSFERLDEILELLHANGIGVNLGTGTSSTPAWLTTLHPEILPRSASGVLAWPGGRQAWCPSSPHYREHALRLVRETVRRYGAHPAVRLWHVSNELGCHNALCYCDVSAAAFRGWLEARYSTLDALNKAWGTTFWSQRYSAWEQILPPRTTASTNNPTQVLDFHRFSSDELLGYYQAEADILRQHSSIPVTTNFMVTAHIRNLDYWSWAPRMDVIANDHYLDHRLAAPGTELAFAADTTRGLAQGQPWLLMEHSTSAVNWQPRNIAKEPGEMLRNSLAHLARGADGLCFFQWRASVQGSEKFHSAMLPHAGTDSRIWREVLELGGILEKLAEVAGTTVTAEAALVFSWEAWWAYDQESHPSSDVRYLDQVHAMYKALWDAGITVDIVAPGASLSGYKLAVVPGLYLVREREAAVLADYVRKGGTAVVTYFSGIVDENETVFTGGYPGAFRDLLGTRSEEFYPLPPGRTLALDNGSTASLWTEAARLEGAEAKVSFSEGHLAGSPAVTRNGYGPGSAWYIGTVLDPAGLRDIVTEAASDAGITVLESPEGLEVVVRSGVNGSYTFLINHSQDEHKFAAHGRELIVGEDVSNAVVIPAGAVRVVRTSNPTPPTGPSTGQKDK
- a CDS encoding carbohydrate ABC transporter permease, whose translation is MKVTRTSTAPEPALGAPKTRRAKTTGAQRRAVFLFVAPFGVLFLAFYAVPIVFAVVQSLLTVERKGTFGRPQQVFGGFVQYQQVFQNTEFWESVGRVLLFGVVQVPIMLGLALLFALLLDSPLLKGKKFFRLAFFAPYAVPGVIAAIMWGFLYSPSLSPFDAITSQVNLLSAELVLWAVANIVTWVYVGYNMLIIYSSLLAIPTEIYEAARLDGASNLQIALRIKIPLVVPAIILTGVFSIIGTLQLLAEPQTLRSFSSAISSTFTPNLAVYTTASVPNYNLAAAFSVVLALATFVLSFVFLKATQRKVSQ
- a CDS encoding carbohydrate ABC transporter permease, giving the protein MSRSAAMLIMGVFTLYFLTPIWWLLVSSSKTGGEITSTAPLWFTMDSVPTFMANLGNLFTYSDGVFGRWLANSALYAGLGALLGTVIAAMCGYALAKYEFRGREAIFNIVLSGVLVPATALALPLFLIFSEVKLTNTLWAVFLPSLVSPFGVYLARIYAAASVPTELLEAARLDGSSEVRTFFTVSTRLMAPALVTIFLFQFVAIWNNFFLPLIMLRDQVLFPVTLGLYAWNSQISQIPELRVLVIVGALVSILPLIATFLALQRFWSSGLGAGSVK